The Prunus dulcis chromosome 5, ALMONDv2, whole genome shotgun sequence genomic sequence GTGTTCTTTCAAGTCCCTGTCGGGGGCTTCTTTCCCCTCTCAGTTCACTTAAATGGGGGCTGTATACTCTCTGTGACGTCCGCGGGCTATGAGCAGGTTTTATACCTTCTAGTGAAGTAGGGGTCAAACTTGATGCTTTTGGGCTATGGCGGATCTCACCACGGCTTCTTGTGATAATTTCATCAAGAATCTCCCCACCATCAATGTTTGTGATTCTTGACTGAAGATCCTGATCCTGTCATGCATAGAAAGCATCAGCATCAGCACAGAACTTATAAATGATGACCTAATAAAGGCTTTCAGTGAGCACTCTAATTTCTTAGAAAATGCAGCTTAGGATAGCATCTGAATACCATATGTTCTATTAATATCAAACCGAAATTGGATTTATACCCATCTGATCCAAACTTTGCACATATGCATGCATTGTTAGTGCACACATATCTGTAAATGCTTTTTTTGAATCAGCATACAGGTAGATCAATTAAAAGTTTGTAAACATTTTCTACATTCAAATTTTATCAAGGGTGCAAGTATGGCTCTGGTGGGCAGCAGGTCCAGCTCTGGCTTATTATCATGATAATGAATTCAGGATGTCATAATGTTATCAAATATGACCCCTGAACAACTCaatgggaaagagagagagacagagagagattAACAAGTCTAACTGAACTGAAGAAAGGATCTAGGCAACTTACTTCAAAGGACATGTTGAAAGCAATGGTAGGGGCTTCCTCATACTCTGCAGCATCCAGGTCTTGAAGGTGAGCTCTTTTGAAAAACTTAGGGAGCAAATACTGCCGCACTGGGACCAGAAGCATGATCAACAATGGGAAAAGCACCCCAGCAATTGGGATCCATGTTAAGCCAAAACACATGAGCAAGTAAGCCGTCTGGAACAAGGTGAAGGTGGCAATTGTTTTGAAAGGCACAGTCTCAAGAAAGGTTCCATGATACTTCTCCAGCACCCTAGCAAGTTAGATGATGGTTACCATTTAACAGATTTTCAAAGATAATACTAGTCATGATCTAGATTAAGAAAATGGTAATGTGTATTACAACTCCATATTTGACACTTGAAAGTATAGGAAGTGGATCATGCGTGTCTAGGTATAACAGTTGATTTACAATATGAAGAAGAGTATTTGGTCATAGAATCATTTGCAAATTACAAGGGAAAGCATCAACTTACTTGTATCTTCGACTTGGAGCAGTGAAAAGAAACAATATCCTCTCCCAAAATTGATTTCCAGGCAAGCTTTCAATCGCCATGAAAGCAAAATATCCCCAAAGAACAGAGGTTGGGATTTTCTTCAAAACAGGCATAGCAGCTACACAACCACCGACCATCAATGCTTGAAGCAGATTGCTGAGGCGTTGCTCTTTCACTTCAATAGGCAAAAGATCATCAATATCCTTATCCACATCAAAAACAGTCTCATCAACGGGGGCATCAATGTAGCCAGCACTTGAGGCCAATTGGACTGTGGATTCTTTCAGCTCTTTTAGTCCCTGTTTGAAGCACAAATTTTAGCAAGAAAAGAGTAAAAGATGTAAACTTCTGTATTGTTCAGTAATAATGTCTAAATAGATTTACCAAAGCAGGTGGACGTTGGTAGACCAGTGGAGTCTGCATTTGATTGTATGCTTCTTGCATGCTCTGGTATAATTGACTCAAACTTGAATTTTTGCGTATACTATTTCGTGCTGTTAATGCAAGCTTATTCCGCAAAAGCTATtccaaagaaaagaacagaTCCATTCTATTAATTTAGATATCAAAGTcataataaattgaaatattgaCCATTGCAGAAACACACTTAAAGGAAACAGAAGAAATGACTGAGAGATGTCCTGTCAGCGAGAATAAACAATAGCAGGAACACAGTCCGGATGAATAATTAAACCACGTCAAAAAAAAGTACCAAGGTCATGATATCCTGATTGTTCTGTCTATAATTACACAGTGAAGTACAAAAACAAGGCCTTCAGATTGTTCAATGATTATATCACTTGAATTATAAGTTTCAATGGAATCAGCCTCTATTGGACTTAAGTTGGATGTGTATCCTCTAATGGTGTAGAGTTTAGGAACTTTTCCTTTCTGCTATTTTTCTCTAATTGGGCAGCACCTGTATTCTAGAGTGTATTCATGCTAGTTTCTTGATGTTCGTTGGTGAATGTAAATTATTCTTTGGTGTTGAGCAGCAGATTTTGTTTGTCAGTGGACACCTTGCCCTCTGTTATgcacttttatttatttaatggaagtgtgtttattaaataaaatatgaaaaatatcctGTCTGTGTGCCAGGGAACCAGAACAAGAGAGAAGCAAGTATTTAGAGTCATAATATCCATATTTTGACATCAAATGCACACCAAAGACAATTCATGCAAGCACATATACTTATCAGAATGTTTCACTACCAGAAAACTATACCTGATGTTTTAGAGTAGCTAAGCTTTTTGTATGCATTGGAGATTGTGGAATTACTCCATTGGAAGGGGGAATGCCAAGAAGCCCACATAATATGACCTGGAAGTGAATAAATTCAGAATTCAACTAAAAACTTTCACAATATATGGGTACATAAAATATCTACCTCAATTTGAGCTGGTCTGAAAGCAGCTTACCAGAAAACCCAGAAGGAGAAGGTCATAGTGATATGAAGCTGGTTTATTTAGATTAAATTCCTTCTGTTGGGCAAGTTGGGATGCAACACTATGATCAAAGTAGTAGAGCACAGCAATCATAGTTGCTGGTATAAATGCTCCAACTATATATAATGGAGGTACATTCATCATCTCCTGCACAACTTAAACAGCATGAGTTCCTAGAAGCGATTTAAAGGCAAGAAAGCACAAATTTGGCTCTTTAAGACCAATTTAGACTCTAACTGAAACAAAATATTAGGCAAACAATCACTACAATATCCACCTTGACAACTGTCCAATTTGAGTATGCACCAGGAGACCATGGGTTTGGACTGAAAAGTCGTCTTGGGATTCCTCTTGGAACATCATTAACTGGTATGTAAGATACAGCAGTCCAAACAACAACCATAAATGGGACTCCATAATCCGCAATAAATCCCCGTAGCCAACCTACAGATACGATTACATTTGACAGACAGAAAAGCTACTAAGATACATAGTTGACACGGTAGATGTGCAAAATTGATCTCTCTCATAACAccaattcaatttttcaagCTGAGGAACAGATTTGCATTCTAACCAATAACCTGCAATGAATATGCCTTGATATTTCAACTTTTTACTTGAGCTTGAAAGCAAATGCCACATACCTGCTCCATAACGCCAGGATCTAGCTTTACGGCTTCTCAATGCAGTTAAAAGAAGGCCAAATGACAGAACTAATGCAAACATTCCATTGCCGAACCGCCAAGCAGGTTGGAGTGCAATCTTATTAGGATTTTCTCTCTTAGGTACGCTAAATTCCTCCACAAGTCCCTGTCAAATGACATTCATAAGTTGAGTTCAGTATTAAAAGAATGGTTATAGAGCATAATGGTAGGTGTAGAGATCTTGGATATTTAGCTTATTTTTTGTTCCTGAATTCCCTTATGGAATTCATGTGTAATTAAATCTCAAAAGGTTTCGAATTCTTGTATCCAACATCAAATTGATAAATTAATAATGGAGGATTATAAGCAAACTCACCCTTATGGCCTGCTGCATAAAAAGCATTGCAATTAGCAGACCAAATAATTCACCAGCAATACGCGTAAACCTATTGATAATGGAGCATGCACCCAGAACGGCAAGCAAGAAGAGCAGAAGGGCTGTCCACACACATACCCTAAATGCCCATTATGCAGGAAAAACAATGTTCAGTTTCATCAAAAAATCAAATCCTTTGTGATATTAAGATGTGCAGAGTGTTCTAGAGATACCATCCAGTCCAGGCTAAAAAGAGTTCCTGCCCCAAATCCTTCCGGTCCTTAGCAAAGTTGAACATAAATGTATACATCAATACTGTTGGCTCAGCCACCCCTAGTATGAGCAAGGGCTGTCCTCCAAAAATCGAGTGGATAACACCACAAAGTGATGTTGATGCAAGAGTCTGTACTGCAGTCAAGGCTCCATCTGtaaatataaatacatataacACCTGTTAGTAAATTACTACCAAAATAGAAACTTTATGAGGACCCTGAcaataaaaagagagaaaaataaaaaggaattgtTCGACTTGTATTTCGTTCCAGCTGCTCTCCAAAAGAGATAACTGGAATTGCTGAAGCAAAGAATATGTATGTTGTTGGGGCCAAGATCCTGAACGAAAGAAGATGATGGTTATGATAACTTCAGTAAGGTAAAATAAATGCCAATATGAAATACTATATGCTTATCAGATCATTTTGATTGGGAAAATTTTAGTATCTTGTTTGTGATATAAAAAATGAGAAATAAGATATTCACAAACCTGATACCCGCTCTTAAGCCACCAGTCCAATCCTGTTTGTAGCACAGAAGTCTCCCTTTGAGGTCATTCTTTATCCCCCGAAAGGGAACAAATGTTTCTTCCATAATATGTCCAATACTCAGGAAACAAGAAGGAAATGAAAACCTTTCTAGTTGTTGTTTGAGATACAAGTAACCAGGCCAATAAGTGAGGTGGAAGTTCGGATCCAAATTGCGAGGTACTCGAGAGGCTGATATGGTTTCTAAATTTGCATTAggacatataaatatatatagggGCAGAGAAAGCAAGATCTCTTGATCATCATAGGATTTTGAAGGAGGAAAACAAGCGGGAAAGAAGAATGTTGATTCATTGAACTTTTGAAGTGTGACAGACCCTTAATGAGGTCCAAATACAGTAGATGAGCTTTACATATCAAAGGATCGATAAAGAATGTGGTATATATTTCtatgaagaacaaaagaatCAATTAGTAAAATCAACTACTTAGATTCCATATCTTAGAGGAGTCAAGGATCAACGAACGGAGTTCATAGTGAATTAAGAAGTTCAAATTTAACGAAATGAGCAGAGACTTTCCATATGATCAGATCACAATTAGCGGTAAACTTTGACAAAGCTTAGATCCATCACCTCTCCCTTCTCTTATCAAAAAGGCCTCCTATAGTGCCTAGAAGCATGAGAATGCTAAAACACCAGATACTTGGTATAAATTTCCGAGCTTTAACTGGAAAATATCAGAGtcaagataaaaataaaaattgaagttcTCAGAGCAAGAACAAGCAAATTAGCGAAAACCCATTATCAGAAACTGCACTTTTAATGGCTTAGAACAATTTGAAGCAAATTGGCATTCACAGACACAACTAAAGACTTCTTTTTGCTGatagaacaaaagaaaagacttGAAATTTAGCAAACTGGACAAAGGATTTCTATGCAGCAAGATTAGCGACACCCCATGATTGGAATTAACTTAGAAATGACTTATAACACTATTGAGCAAATGGGAATCAACCAAACAGAGAAGAGAACCAAGAAGAAGACTTGACTTGAAATCACATTATTCAAGAAAGACCCTTTGCAGCagaaaaacacacaaaattcagAACTCACGGAGAATGTATAAGCTTGCTGCAGCACCTGAGAGCAGAGTTTTATATAGATAAATGACTCAAAACCTGAGAGACTGACACTCCAATGTACCCAGAACAACAGCTACTGACTTCTGAGGCAATATATGGCAAAATAGGGAGAATCAGAGAGATTTTAGGGAACAAACTCTGAAAAATAGGATTTTCGCGTGCGTGAGATAGTGTGTGGTGACTAGACTTATATAACTCTCCCATCCCAGCACTGGAATAAAAACATACTACTTgatagagagagggagagggagagggagagggacagtgggaaatataataattagATAAACAAACCGTCCATTTGgttggaatatatatatattatttaagtTTCTACAAATAaccaataattataaaatcctCAACCCCTTTTTATACAGTTTCTGATTATGAAGTTGAAAACTTTGCCTGAAGAAAGACAACCCAAATTCCTTTACTGTTTAAAGTGTAACCGTATGTGTGAGTttcctcctctctttttttaattttggtataaaaaaaatattaaggataattttttaattataatccATGTGGTCCTAAATAAATTGTAACAGTGAAATAAATATCAGAACTGGTGTTATTCAGTACTTATTTGTGAATTTGTCAATtatatgagtttttttttggtattttgtcAAGCTGCAAATAATGTGAGaattaatttgtataaatatgtGGTTGTGAGGTGGAAGGGGAAGACAAAAACAGTCATGCAACTGAAAGCTTTTTCTGCTGTCACAAAAGAGGCCATTAAAAAGATGGAAATTCAGGAAGGAAGTTTTAGGAAATTAGTAATGTCCAAATCAGGCTTCTTACTTGAGAGAATGACAATATTCCCAAAGCCCGTATAGATGAAAAACGTGTCAATATGCAAAATTTGGCTCAGAAAACCAATATTTGTAATCCACTCAACAGCCTTGAATTTTCGTTTGACACCGCACTGATAATGATATAGACATTTGTTTTTCCCGACATGAAATTCCttctgtgtttttttctttggaccATTTGTAAATTCACAATTTGGCCTTTTCATTGTGAATTTTGTCCTCTTATAACAGTTCTATAAATAATCTTTGTGCTAAATATTTTATgacaataattaattaatgctGGGTTGTATGGAGGAGCTCATCATCTAGCAATTTGGTATGtagaatattttgtttttgtttttgtttttgttttttgaagaTCTTTAACTATAGTTATTAAGAGTATTTTTATCCACATTAGAGATCTcgagtttaaattttttgtctttAATACTGCTTGCTTTCAAAAAACACTCAAAGGCCGTTTTCACGTTGAGGGGGAggaaaaccattgttcttcctccCCTCTCCCTTTCTTCCTTCCTCAATTCTCCTCTTTTCCCCAATCTTCATAGACAAAAGGTTTTCTCTATTTGTCTTCGTTTTGTAATGATTTTCCTCCACTCATCACAGGCGAATGTGTCTCGACGTCGGATCTCTACTTGCGTTTCGATGTCGGATGTCTACTACCATCcttttttcagtttcttcatgtttggaataagtagCATAaactttttaagttttatgtgtagttttcacctctcattttgtgagaatttttcacctctcttttgtgagagttttatttgtattgttatgactTGGTTTgttcaagctttatctttctttttttttggttctaaGTTTGCACTCTTaattgggatgcctatgccatAGTTTCTTCGATCCTGTGTGATCATTAGTGGAGGAGCCTCAGattatcttaattttgatgttagattgctccgttattgtaatgcgCCTTTATGGTTAGTTTGTTTTGGTAATTTATGGTTAGTGgttttttttggctgaattatga encodes the following:
- the LOC117628196 gene encoding probable boron transporter 2; translated protein: MEETFVPFRGIKNDLKGRLLCYKQDWTGGLRAGIRILAPTTYIFFASAIPVISFGEQLERNTNGALTAVQTLASTSLCGVIHSIFGGQPLLILGVAEPTVLMYTFMFNFAKDRKDLGQELFLAWTGWVCVWTALLLFLLAVLGACSIINRFTRIAGELFGLLIAMLFMQQAIRGLVEEFSVPKRENPNKIALQPAWRFGNGMFALVLSFGLLLTALRSRKARSWRYGAGWLRGFIADYGVPFMVVVWTAVSYIPVNDVPRGIPRRLFSPNPWSPGAYSNWTVVKEMMNVPPLYIVGAFIPATMIAVLYYFDHSVASQLAQQKEFNLNKPASYHYDLLLLGFLVILCGLLGIPPSNGVIPQSPMHTKSLATLKHQLLRNKLALTARNSIRKNSSLSQLYQSMQEAYNQMQTPLVYQRPPALGLKELKESTVQLASSAGYIDAPVDETVFDVDKDIDDLLPIEVKEQRLSNLLQALMVGGCVAAMPVLKKIPTSVLWGYFAFMAIESLPGNQFWERILFLFTAPSRRYKVLEKYHGTFLETVPFKTIATFTLFQTAYLLMCFGLTWIPIAGVLFPLLIMLLVPVRQYLLPKFFKRAHLQDLDAAEYEEAPTIAFNMSFEDQDLQSRITNIDGGEILDEIITRSRGEIRHSPKASSLTPTSLEGIKPAHSPRTSQRVYSPHLSELRGERSPRQGLERTQTSSPGSSILGQTTPGSSS